A window of Spartobacteria bacterium genomic DNA:
TGGATGCATTCAAAGTGCTGGCCGCAGAACTGGTGGAGGAAACCAACAAGGAAAAGGGCTGCATGGAATATGCACTGTATAAGCAGGACGGCAAAAAACCAACAGGATGCAATCGACGAGCTTGCAACCATATGGTTGCAAGCTTTGAGTCGACAGTAAGCTGTTGCCGGCAATGGGTTGCCCGTATCTTCTCCCTTATATTTTACGCATTTGTTGATTTATGCTGCGCCATCGTAGCTCAAGAGTAATCAGCAGGTAAATAATTATCCTGAAAAGCGATTTCTTATCAATTTTTCCCCGGCAACCACACATCCAGCAAATCAATAATGCGATCCACGACAATGGGCTTGGTAATATAGTCATCCATACCTGAAGCAATGCACTTTTCGCGGTCGCTTTGCAACGCGTGGGCTGTCATCGCGATGATGGGGATATGGGCATTGTTTTCCGCGATATGGCGGTACGTGAGGTCCCCTTCGCGTTCCGCAGCGCGAATCTTTCTGGTGGCCTCATACCCATCCATTTCCGGCATTTGTATATCCATCAGAATAAGGGCATAGTTGATCGACTGGATGGCACTGATGACCTCGGCACCATTGGCCACCGCATCGGCCTTGATGCCAATTTTCGAAAGCATGCCAAGGGCGACGATTTGGTTTACGCGATTGTCCTCCGCCAGAAGAACACGACCGCGTTTTGCGTTATGCTGCTTCAGCTGCTTCCGATCCGAGGTCTGCCGGGGAAAGCGATGATAGGTTTTGGTTTGCGTATCACAATCACTCTGCGCAGACGATATTACGAATTTAAGTTCGTCTTGGCGAACCGGTTTTGTCAAATAGTCATCAAATATCACAGACGCATTGTAGTTGCTGCGTCCCGATTCTGTGAGCGAAGTCAGCAGGACCAAACGCAGATGCGTCAGTTGCTGGTCTGCACGGATGGCCCGTCCGAGTGCCTCCCCATCCATACACTTAGCGATAATAACCAAACAGTATGGGGCCTTCTGTTCCGACATTTCCGTTAATTGATTGAGTGCCTCGGCACCAGAAGGGACGGCATCAGTGCGGATACCGAAACGCTGCATACGGGCACAGATGGCATGGCGTTCGGAGGCATTGGCAGAAACCACCAGCACACGCCGCCCCTGGAGATCCATCATTTGTTCAGCTGTTTCAGTTTTTGAATCCTTCTGTTTTTCCAGCCGGGCGGTAAACCAGAACGTCGAGCCGGAGTCGTTCGTTATTTGATCCTGGCTGCCGGCAGAGCATGAGGTCGGACTGATAACACCGATTTCTCCGCCCATGAGTTGCGTCAGACGTCTTGAGATGGCTAATCCCAAGCCCGTTCCGCCATATTTCCGCGTGGTGGAAGAATCAACCTGTGTGAATTCCTCAAACAGGGAGGCCTGCCGGTCAGACGGAATCCCGATACCGGTATCGCGCACGGTGAATCGCAGGGTAACGGGTTCCTGGTTTTTGGTTCCTGGGTCCTGGTTCGGGATTTGTGGTTCGCGCTCCACAAAAATGGAGATTTCGCCTTCCTCGGTGAATTTGATGGCGTTGCCTGTTAGATTCGTGAGAATCTGACGCAGGCGGCCAGGATCACCCACAACCAGTTCAGGGACGTCCGGAGCCATACCGCAGATCAGTTCAATGCCCTTCTGCTGCGCCTGCGGGGCGATGGAGGATGCAAAATCATCCAGCATATGCAGCAGGTTAAATTCAAGCAGCTCCAACTCCATTTTACCTGATTCGATTTTAGAAAAGTCCAGCACATCGTTAACCAGAGTAAGCAGTGCATCACCGCTTACTATAATACTCCGGACATAGCCGGCCTGTTCGGCGTTCAGCTCGGTGTCCTCCAGCAACCGGGACATACCAATCACCCCGTTCATGGGCGTACGTATTTCGTGCGAAATATTGGCCAGGAATTCACTCTTGGCCACGCTGGCCATCAGGGCTTCGGTAGCCATGAGATTGGCGTGGGCTGTGGCTTTTTCCAGTTCACGGTTCATCTGGTGCAATTGCTCTTCGGCTTTTTTGCGCTCGGTAATGTCGGTATTAAACCCGACCATGCGTGTCAGTTTCCCGCTTTCATCGCGCACGCAGCGGCCGCGGCCTGTAATCCAGCGGTATGACCCATCTTTCATCCGCATCCTGAAGGTCGATTCGTATTGCTCTGTCCGTCCGCTCAGATAGTCCTGCAGTACAGTAAAACTCATTGTCTGATCATCTGGATGAATCAGATCCGCCCACGCGTCACCGGTATACGGGAGATCCTCTGGTTCATAGCCCAGCATCCGGGCAAACCGGTCTGAGTGGTATGCTGCACCGGTAACCAGATCCCAGTCCCATAAGCCGTCACAGGTTCCTTCCACGGCAAGAGCAAAACGCTCTTCACTTCGCTGCAGCCGTTCTTCCGCCTGCCTTCGTTCCGTAATATCATCGGCCGAACAGACGATATATTCAACCTGACCCCGGGCATTGAGTTTGGGAGAGCTGACGACAGACAGCAACCGCTGCTCACCGGCGGCATTGCAGCACCATTGTTCGCCGCACACAACCCTGCCCGTGCTGAAGACCTCGCGGTTGCTGGCGCGGTAACGATCCACCACATCGGCGGGAAGGAACTCGTACATATTTTTGAACGCCATATCCTTGACCGACAACCCGTGGAAGCCGGCATGGACGGCATTGACCGCACCGTAGGTCTGTTCATCGGTCAGGAACCATATCTGCGTCCGGATATTATCGAGCAGGATCCGCTGATGGGCCTCGGCAGCGGCCAGTTGAGCGCGTGCCGCTTCGCCCGCCTCCATCATCGCAATCACCTGTTTGTGATTTTTTTCACGTTCAACATTGGATTCCTCCAGTTCGTCAAATGTGCGTGCGGCGTCCACTGCGATAGAATGAAACTCGGGAATGGTATAGGCCTCAATCGTCAGCGACCGTTCGGCAATGCCTCTGCGCAGATTGCTGGTTTCGCGGTCGATTTCCCCGGTTATCCGCCGCGCCGCAATTTCCATGAGGAGCAGCACCAGGGCGCCGAGGGCAAGGATGACCCCGGCCTCGGTGAGCGCCTGCTGCCGGTGGCGGCCGATGGCGGCCGTCGTATCGGCATCAATGTCATCCAGATACAACCCGATCCCAACAACCCATCCCCAGTCCTGCACGCCACGCACAAAGGTCAATTTGGGCACGTTGTAACTCACTCCGGGTTTTTGCCAGATATACTTTACGAAGCCGCCGGCGGGTCGTTTAGCTGCCGCAATCAGTTCCTGAACAACCTTCACCCCGTCATCATCGGTCATATCATTGAGATCCTTGCCCACCAGGTCGGGCTGGTGAGGGTTGACCAGCTCAATGCCTTCATAATCGGTAACGAAAATATAATTATCGTCAGCAAAAGATATCGACGCCAAGCGGTTTTTTACTTCCTCTTGAATGTCCTTTTCAGCCACGCCCTCCTCAGTCATTTTTTCGCGGCCATAGGCTATATTTTGCATGGTCTGATCCACGATAAGCCGAAGCAGTGTCTTTTTTTCGTCCAGAATGTCATCCCGAATGCGCTGCGTATCCCACTGAGCTGCCCGCCAGATCTGGGTTACCATCGCGGTCAGCAGGCCAACGATCAGGAGGATAATGGAACGGCGCATACTCCGACGCAAAAAAATAACCAGCGGGACGTTGGGCTCCGGCTCCCTGACCGATCGCAGAAGTCCCGCCAAAGCAAACAGTGCCATCGTCAGCAGTAACGTCCCCAGCACGCTCAACACAATCAGCGGCCAGGGGTTCGACTCTGTTCTCCCTCGGAATTCGGCCTCTACGGGCAATCGGACGGAATGCAGCCCCTTCGCCTGCAAATCGGGCCAGGAAAGAATCATGGCGTTGGGACTATGCAGCACCACCGGCGGCAGCGAACTGCCCGTCAGGATATCTCTTGTCAGCCGTCCGGCCATCAAACCCTGATCTCGGGAGCTGACCATGAACCCGCCCACAACACCGTGTCCCAGATAAAAATCCCACAGGCCATAAACGGGGGCCGACGTAGAATCGGTCACCATCTCGGCGGCCTCGTCACTGGTTCGGTACACCCCTTCGGCGTCTCGATTAAACAGGTTCAGCAGCACGGCATCATGCGACGAAACCTCGGCCAGGCGTTTGCGGAGTTCTGCTGCGGAAAGGCCGTCCAGCCAGACCGGTTCAAACCCCAGACTGTTCTCGGCAACGACCTTGGCAATTTCATTCCGGACGGCCAGACCGGTGGGGGTCGTGCCGGTAATTACGTAGAGTTTTTCGGCCTGAGGCTGAAGCCGACGTATCAACTGAATGGTGCCCGCCGGATCCGTTTTTTCAGCCACCCCGGTCATGCGCCCCTCGAATCCTTCGAGCACAGCTGGCGTATAATCGTTTATACCGCAGAAAACAACAGGGACACCCGGAAACAGGGTGTCGCGATGTTCGCGCAGGACATCCAGCGCATTGTTGTCCGATACAATCAGCACATCAGGAATCAACCGGCGGTATTTCTCACGCAGATAAGTGGTCGCAGGTTCGGAAACGTCTTCCAGCGGGACTCGCTTGCTGTCCAGATATTCAGTAAAAATGGTGACCGGTTCGCCCTTCAGTGCCGCACGAATCCCTTCATCGATTCCATCGGTCCATTCAAACCCGGGGTGATAGGAATGCAGCAGGAGCACCCGACGGTATTCCGCCGCCCCCGCCGAAGAGCCCATTCCCAGAGCAAATAAGATGACCAACATCATGGAGGAGCAAAAAAACGCTCTCCATACCCCATTCTGTTTATTCTTCAAATACTCATACTCCATGAACATCGCTCCTGCA
This region includes:
- a CDS encoding PAS domain S-box protein, translating into MFMEYEYLKNKQNGVWRAFFCSSMMLVILFALGMGSSAGAAEYRRVLLLHSYHPGFEWTDGIDEGIRAALKGEPVTIFTEYLDSKRVPLEDVSEPATTYLREKYRRLIPDVLIVSDNNALDVLREHRDTLFPGVPVVFCGINDYTPAVLEGFEGRMTGVAEKTDPAGTIQLIRRLQPQAEKLYVITGTTPTGLAVRNEIAKVVAENSLGFEPVWLDGLSAAELRKRLAEVSSHDAVLLNLFNRDAEGVYRTSDEAAEMVTDSTSAPVYGLWDFYLGHGVVGGFMVSSRDQGLMAGRLTRDILTGSSLPPVVLHSPNAMILSWPDLQAKGLHSVRLPVEAEFRGRTESNPWPLIVLSVLGTLLLTMALFALAGLLRSVREPEPNVPLVIFLRRSMRRSIILLIVGLLTAMVTQIWRAAQWDTQRIRDDILDEKKTLLRLIVDQTMQNIAYGREKMTEEGVAEKDIQEEVKNRLASISFADDNYIFVTDYEGIELVNPHQPDLVGKDLNDMTDDDGVKVVQELIAAAKRPAGGFVKYIWQKPGVSYNVPKLTFVRGVQDWGWVVGIGLYLDDIDADTTAAIGRHRQQALTEAGVILALGALVLLLMEIAARRITGEIDRETSNLRRGIAERSLTIEAYTIPEFHSIAVDAARTFDELEESNVEREKNHKQVIAMMEAGEAARAQLAAAEAHQRILLDNIRTQIWFLTDEQTYGAVNAVHAGFHGLSVKDMAFKNMYEFLPADVVDRYRASNREVFSTGRVVCGEQWCCNAAGEQRLLSVVSSPKLNARGQVEYIVCSADDITERRQAEERLQRSEERFALAVEGTCDGLWDWDLVTGAAYHSDRFARMLGYEPEDLPYTGDAWADLIHPDDQTMSFTVLQDYLSGRTEQYESTFRMRMKDGSYRWITGRGRCVRDESGKLTRMVGFNTDITERKKAEEQLHQMNRELEKATAHANLMATEALMASVAKSEFLANISHEIRTPMNGVIGMSRLLEDTELNAEQAGYVRSIIVSGDALLTLVNDVLDFSKIESGKMELELLEFNLLHMLDDFASSIAPQAQQKGIELICGMAPDVPELVVGDPGRLRQILTNLTGNAIKFTEEGEISIFVEREPQIPNQDPGTKNQEPVTLRFTVRDTGIGIPSDRQASLFEEFTQVDSSTTRKYGGTGLGLAISRRLTQLMGGEIGVISPTSCSAGSQDQITNDSGSTFWFTARLEKQKDSKTETAEQMMDLQGRRVLVVSANASERHAICARMQRFGIRTDAVPSGAEALNQLTEMSEQKAPYCLVIIAKCMDGEALGRAIRADQQLTHLRLVLLTSLTESGRSNYNASVIFDDYLTKPVRQDELKFVISSAQSDCDTQTKTYHRFPRQTSDRKQLKQHNAKRGRVLLAEDNRVNQIVALGMLSKIGIKADAVANGAEVISAIQSINYALILMDIQMPEMDGYEATRKIRAAEREGDLTYRHIAENNAHIPIIAMTAHALQSDREKCIASGMDDYITKPIVVDRIIDLLDVWLPGKN